In Eupeodes corollae chromosome 3, idEupCoro1.1, whole genome shotgun sequence, a single genomic region encodes these proteins:
- the LOC129952696 gene encoding serine/threonine-protein kinase haspin homolog — protein MTNTDNVFDVTLDDDIWKDSFDRLLNKRSLLRELNLLKPNVRISFNNDSSVEVSKENISYTEKPDNKILGKRTSGSISTPKFINKAVGPFDCHLSPITSWRLTNAYQKDSWDPSCKLKSTILDRVTESIEETTPSPPKNVARSIPVIELSEHNETDIKTEPVLEKNSTSDLQCDENRFLNVILPPGKWRRSLTVWKRQNHPKHEYLDSFASNSTNCFTLNIRNSRKTSFVHRKTTSIISPKRKSELELLKICKQSEHLPFSSLYSKNVLPKCKKIGEGTYGEVFANTDNNNEKTVIKIIPIEGEISVNGEPQKTFETILPEVLITSELSKLRNTKSFATTGFVFLKNVRSFRGKYPDHLIELWELYEKNNGSENDHPEVFKNDQLYVSLEIAYGGKDLEGYVFRNSEQAYSIFLQVAFSMAAAEKALEFEHRDLHVGNILIQTTNEKTVEFTLNKKTINIPTNGVKATIIDYTLSRILLNRNSFYNDLSADDELFCAKGDYQYDIYRLMKEKLNNNWQMYDPQTNVMWLHYLLTKLVDSVKYKNYRSKQHKINLDRLKTLRDSIMNCNSAYEFSINIQV, from the exons ATGACAAATACAGATAATGTTTTTGATGTAACACTAGATGATGATATATGGAAGGATTCATTTGATCGCCTTCTTAACAAACGATC gtTACTTCGGGAGCTAAACTTATTAAAACCGAATGTACGCATATCATTTAATAATGATAGCAGTGTCGAAGTTTCGAAGGAAAATATATCCTATACTGAAAAACCAGATAACAAAATCTTGGGAAAGAGGACATCCGGATCTATTTCCACACCAAAGTTTATTAATAAAGCTGTTGGCCCATTCGACTGCCATTTGTCTCCGATAACTTCGTGGCGTCTTACGAATGCTTATCAAAAAGATTCATGGGACCCATCCTGCAAATTAAAATCAACCATTTTAGACAGAG ttactgaGTCTATTGAAGAAACCACGCCCTCTCCTCCAAAAAATGTCGCCAGAAGTATACCAGTGATAGAGTTAAGCGAACACAATGAAACTGATATTAAAACTGAACCAGTCTTAGAGAAAAACAGTACATCTGATCTCCAATGTgatgaaaatagatttttgaacGTAATACTGCCACCAGGAAAATGGAGAAGATCGCTAACGGTTTGGAAACGACAGAATCACCCCAAAc ATGAATATCTTGACAGTTTTGCATCAAACAGCACAAACTGCTTTACTCTGAACATACGAAATTCCCGTAAGACTTCTTTTGTTCACCGTAAAACAACTTCAATAATTTCTCCCAAACGCAAAAGTGAACttgaattgttgaaaatttgcaaacaatCCGAGCATTTGCCCTTTTCAAGTCTTTACTCAAAGAATGTGCTGCCTAAGTGTAAAAAAATAGGGGAAGGTACATATGGAGAAGTGTTTGCCAATAcggacaacaacaacgaaaaaactGTGATAAAGATAATACCCATTGAAGGAGAAATAAGTGTCAATGGAGAACCCCAAAAGACGTTCGAAACAATATTGCCTGAAGTGTTGATAACAAGCGAGCTGAGTAAGCTTAGAAACACCAAGTCGTTTGCAACAACGGGAttcgtttttctcaaaaat GTACGTTCTTTTCGAGGCAAGTATCCAGATCATCTAATAGAACTGTGGGAACTTTATGAGAAAAATAATGGATCCGAAAATGATCATCctgaagtatttaaaaatgatcaaTTATATGTATCATTAGAAATAGCTTATGGTGGAAAAGACTTAGAAGGTTATGTTTTTCGGAACTCAGAGCAAgcttattcaatatttttgcag GTTGCTTTTAGTATGGCTGCAGCGGAGAAAGCTTTGGAATTTGAACATCGTGATTTACATGTTGGAAacattttaatacaaacaaCAAACGAAAAGACTGTTGAATTCACATTAAATAAGAAGACTATTAATATTCCAACAAACGGTGTTAAGGCTACTATTATCGATTAtacgctctcaagaatattgttaaatagaaatagtttttacAATGACCTCTCGGCTGATGACGAATTGTTTTGTGCAAAAGGAGACTACCAATATGATATATATCGTTTGATGAAGGAAAAACTAAA taatAACTGGCAAATGTATGATCCCCAAACAAATGTGATGTGGTTGCACTACCTTCTAACTAAACTAGTAGATAGTGTTAAATATAAGAATTACAGATCgaaacaacataaaataaatctaGACCGACTGAAAACATTAAGGGACTCAATTATGAATTGCAACAGCGCATAtgaattttcaattaatatacAAGTGTAg
- the LOC129949452 gene encoding exportin-1: MAVMLTTEEASKLLDFSEKLDIGLLDKIVECLYSSQGEQLRLAQDILTTLKEHPDAWTRVDSILEYSQNQQTKFYALQILEEVIKTRWKILPRNQCEGIKKYVVGLIIKTSSDQDTMEANKVYLNKLNMILVQILKREWPKNWNTFICDIVGASKTNESLCKNNMVILKNLSEEVFDFCGGQITQTKAKHLKDAMCQEFSEIFQLCSFVLESSMNAPLIAVTLDTLLRFLNWIPLGYIFETKLVETLIFKFLSVPMFRNVTLKCLAEISGLIVPNYNSNFIKLFKDTMEQLDQMIGQNTNMNHIYANGCDMEQEFVQNLAMFLCTFLKEHGKLVEDVKYIDYLNKALLYLVMISEVEDVEIFKICLEYWNNLVEDLYNSDSNNAVHIQTDVVSLLPKRSSFSRRRFYGTILSKVRFIMISRMAKPEEVLVVENENGEVVREFMKDTNAINLYKTMRETLVFLTHLDYADTERIMTLKLLNQVNGTEFSWKNLNTLCWAIGSISGAFNEEDEKRFLVTVIKDLLGLCEQKKGKDNKAIIASNIMYVVGQYPRFLRAHWKFLKTVVNKLFEFMHETHDGVQDMACDTFIKIAIKCRRHFVTIQPNEACTFIDEILSTMSSIICDLQPQQVHTFYEAVGHMIATSTDQVQQDALIEKYMLLPNQVWDDIISRASKNVDFLKNMSAVKQLGSILKTNVAACKALGHAYVIQLGRIYLDMLNVYKITSENIIQAIALNGINVNNQPLIKAMHVVKKETLNLISEWVLRSNDNQMVMENFIPPLLSAVLLDYQRCKIPAAREPKVLSTMAVIVCKLKAHITNEVPKIFDAVFECTLDMINKNFEDHPQHRISFYELLQATNAHCFKAFLNIPPAQFKLVFDSVVWAFKHTMRNVADMGLYILFKMLQNLEQHPQAAQSFYQTYFTDILMQIFSVVTDTSHTAGLAIHATILAYMFSLVENNKITVNLGPIPDNIIFVQEYVASLLKSAFNHLTDQQIKVFVTGLFNLDENVPAFKEHLRDFLIQIREVTGEDDSDLYLEEREAALREEQASKRQMQRAVPGMLNPHELPEDMQDE; encoded by the exons atggcgGTAATGTTAACGACAGAAGAAGCTAGCAAATTGTTAGACTTCTCGGAGAAACTAGATATCGGTCTTTTGGATAAAATTGTTGAATGTCTCTACAGTTCACAAGGGGAACAACTACGTTTAGCACAAGATATTCTTACAACGCTCAAAGAACACCCAGATGCCTGGACTAGAGTCGATAGTATATTAGAGTATTCACAAAATCAGCAAACAAAGTTTTATGCTCTGCAAATTTTGGAAGAAGTAATCAAAACACGTTGGAAAATTTTGCCCAGAAACCAATGTGAAGGcatcaaaaaatatgttgttggccttattataaaaacatcatCCGATCAGGATACCATGGAAGCCAATAAGGTTTacttaaataagttaaatatgattttggtgcaaattttgaaaagagaaTGGCCCAAAAATTGGAACACCTTCATCTGCGATATAGTTGGAGCTTCTAAAACGAACGAGAGCCTCTGTAAAAACAATAtggttatattaaaaaatttgagtgaAGAAGTGTTTGATTTTTGTGGCGGACAGATAACTCAGACAAAAGCGAAGCATTTAAAGGATGCTATGTGTCAAGAATTTTCCGAAATATTTCAACTATGTTCATTCGTCCTTGAAAGTTCTATGAATGCGCCATTGATTGCGGTTACCCTAGATACTCTGTTGAGGTTCCTCAATTGGATTCCTCTGGGGTATATTTTCGAAACAAAGCTGGTAGaaacacttatttttaaatttcttagtgTCCCCATGTTTCGTAATGTAACACTTAAATGCTTAGCAGAAATCTCTGGCCTTATAGTGCCTAATTATAACTCCAATTTTATAAAACTCTTCAAAGACACGATGGAACAATTGGATCAAATGATTGGACAGAATACTAATATGAATCACATATATGCCAACGGTTGTGACATGGAACAAGAGTTCGTTCAAAATTTGGCCATGTTCTTATGTACTTTTCTTAAAGAACACGGAAAACTCGTTGAAGATGTTAAATATATTGATTATTTGAATAAGGCTCTACTTTACTTGGTTATGATATCGGAAGTGGAAGATGTGGAAATCTTTAAAATCTGTCTCGAATACTGGAACAATCTTGTAGAAGATCTATACAATTCAGATAGTAATAATGCAGTTCACATACAAACCGATGTGGTTTCTTTACTACCGAAAAGAAGTTCATTCTCACGTCGCCGATTTTATGGAACTATTTTATCCAAAGTTCGTTTTATTATGATTTCTCGTATGGCAAAACCAGAAGAAGTGCTTGTTGTTGAAAATGAGAATGGCGAAGTTGTTCGGGAATTCATGAAAGATACAAATgctattaatttgtataaaaccaTGCGCGAAACACTGGTATTTTTAACCCATTTGGATTATGCAGACACGGAGCGCATTATGACCCTGAAGCTCTTAAACCAAGTAAATGGAACTGAATTCTCCTGGAAGAATTTAAATACACTTTGCTGGGCAATTGGATCAATTTcag gtGCTTTCAatgaagaagatgaaaaacGGTTTTTGGTCACCGTCATCAAAGATTTACTGGGCCTTTGCGAACAAAAAAAAGGCAAAGATAATAAAGCAATAATTGCCTCCAATATTATGTACGTTGTTGGACAATATCCGAGATTCTTGCGGGCCCAttggaagtttttaaaaactgtggTGAATAAATTGTTTGAGTTCATGCACGAGACACACGATGGCGTTCAGGATATGGCCTGTGatacattcataaaaatagcaatcAAATGCAGAAGGCACTTTGTAACAATTCAACCAAACGAAGCATGTACTTTTATCGATGAAATCTTGAGTACAATGAGTTCGATTATATGTGACTTGCAACCGCAGCAG gtgCATACATTTTATGAAGCTGTGGGTCATATGATTGCTACGAGCACAGACCAAGTTCAGCAAGATGCATTAATTGAAAAGTATATGTTATTGCCCAACCAAGTTTGGGATGACATTATTTCGAGAGCGTCTAAAAACgttgactttttgaaaaatatgtctgCAGTTAAACAACTGGgaagcattttaaaaacaaatgttgctGCCTGTAAAGCTCTTGGGCATGCTTACGTTATACAACTTGGAAGGATTTACTTAGACatgttaaatgtttataaaataacatctGAAAATATTATTCAGGCTATTGCTCTTAAcggaataaatgtaaataacCAGCCGCTCATCAAAGCCATGCACGTAGTTAAGAAGGAGACCCTTAATTTGATTTCGGAGTGGGTACTGCGTTCGAATGATAACCAAATGGTCATGGAAAACTTTATTCCTCCGCTTCTTAGTGCGGTGCTTCTGGATTAccag cgTTGTAAAATCCCAGCAGCTCGTGAGCCAAAAGTTCTTAGTACAATGGCTGTTATAGTGTGCAAGTTAAAGGCCCACATCACAAATGAAGTACCAAAAATTTTCGATGCTGTTTTTGAGTGCACCCTTGACATGATCAACAAAAACTTCGAAGATCATCCTCAGCATAGAATTAGTTTCTATGAACTTCTCCAGGCAACAAATGCCCATTGTTTTAAGGCATTTTTGAATATACCACCAGCCCAGTTTAAACTTGTGTTTGATTCTGTTGTTTGGGCCTTTAAACATACAATGCGAAACGTTGCTGATATGGgcttatatattttattcaag ATGTTACAAAACTTGGAACAGCATCCCCAGGCAGCACAAAGTTTTTATCAAACCTATTTTACGGatattttaatgcaaatattttctgTTGTAACTGATACTTCTCATACAGCGGGATTAGCTATTCATGCAACAATTTTAGCATACATGTTCTCCCTggtagaaaataataaaataaccgTCAATCTTGGCCCAATACCAGACAATATAATATTCGTCCAGGAATATGTGGCCTCACTTCTGAAATCCGCATTTAACCATTTAACTGATCAACAAATCAAAGTGTTTGTAACCGGCTTGTTTAATTTAGATGAAAATGTTCCTGCTTTTAAAGAACATCTAAGAGAtttcttaattcaaatccgG gAAGTAACTGGCGAAGACGACTCCGATTTATATTTGGAGGAACGCGAGGCTGCTCTACGTGAGGAACAAGCTAGCAAAAGACAAATGCAGCGCGCTGTGCCTGGAATGTTAAACCCGCACGAACTGCCAGAAGATATGCAGGATGAATAA